Genomic segment of Gasterosteus aculeatus chromosome 4, fGasAcu3.hap1.1, whole genome shotgun sequence:
TACGAGTCTGTGGGTGTTTGATGATCCAAAAGCCAGTGTCCGTGCAGGCGGCCGATAAGGAGAGCCTCAGAACTAAACTTACACCACAACCCGTCCTCCCATCTACCAATTATTTtttcagtttccttttttttcatttttggtgtGGACATTCGTTTTCCAATAAATTTTTCTTCCATCTGTTCCAATTAAAAAGATATATAATTATTTCACATCTGAATAACTTTTGCTGCCACAAAAAGTTATTCATCTCATTGtctgcaaaaacaacaatggAATGGTTCATTGGTACGATTGCCTTATGTGCACATACTGTTTCTGCTGAACGGAATGAGCGGCCAACATCAAACCTTATCAGTTTGCAGAAGACCATTCGCACATActgtgtaaacacactgacCCATACCAATACAGGAGAGGACGACATGTACAAGTAAACATATACAGTACTAACAAACACCCTTAAATTGCTTACATAATTGTTATGTTTATGTTCTTTACAGATAAATGCGCTGTTTATTTGACGGTGGTGGTGTCCCTCACGAGCTGGATCCTGGGAAGAGAAGCCACCACAGGCCATAAAAGTCACAAAGTCCTCTGTGGAAAATACGGCCTAAGGGGTTAGAGGTAAAAGGTCATGGTTGTGAGCCCTGCTTCCTCTCTGCTGgttgaagaaaaacagaaagggcTCCGGACATCCTGACAAGAGTTCAgtctaatatttgttttcagaacATAATCATAGCTGCTTTTTGTGTGGGATGCCGTAAGGGAGGGGGCCCCCATATGTGTAGGGGACCCTTGAGAGAGGGGAGATGAGGCTATACTTAGATATTCTTCTTGCCTCCAACACTGTCCCCTGCGCTCATAGCAACAACACATCCATGGGAGTAGAAGATGGTTGCACAGATCCTCAGCTTTCCCACTCGTTTTGCTCTGTTCTATTCTGATCTGAGACAATGTGTTGCATGTGGTTATGTTCATTGTATTAGTGGATAATGAATCCTTGGCTCAAGTTTCTTCTTGGATTCCTTCTCAGaacatttggagaaaaaaaagcacggTCACACTAGCCTGCAGGTCTCACAACCTCTTGACTCAGAGCAGAGCCACAGGACGCCTGGTTACCATGTGTTTTTCTGCCATGTATAACAGGGAATGAGGATGAGAAACCATTGGCTTTTTTCTGGATCATCCCTTCGTTTTGCTCAACCCTACGGATTCCTTAGGGGTTCCTCAATCCATTCCTTTTTactgtctgtgtgttgtttgtcattgTACCTTTAATGTCAGTttatctgtgtttgtttcaccaaGCAATGACTGGATCTCTTGGGGCCAGATTTACTTGCAGCTCCACAATTTGTTCTTCACTGAGCAAGGATGCTGTTCTCCTGTAAACGAGTCACTTTATGCCTGGGTACAACTGACTCATAACATTTAACAGCCCGGAGGGGCAATGCATGCATGAGCTTAAATAACGTAAGTCAACAGGCTGTTTTTTGGCaggtggggagagggggggggggggtgtgcagTGTTGGCATGCTGATATACATCTATAGTATATAGCatttaatacatacatatatatatatacatgtatataatttatatatatatacacgtactATATACATATTACcgtatatacatattatatatatacacatcacaTTTATGTCAACTCaaaattaatcacaattaaCCACAAATTTGTATCTATTCTAAATGTCCcttaatttatttgtttcccatacattttttaatgctCTTATCAACATGGAAAAATGGATTGGCTTGCTTTacgcaaatgttttattttattgaaaaacaacattgccaAACAAggcggtacaaaataaaatgataaagtgCACATTTCAGGTAAAGGGTTAGGCTTTTGTATGTACTTGGAAGTGATTTGCCTGAAAAAAAACTTCACCTCACGCCTCTCATCTGCTGTCTACTAACGGAGCGAGTGACCGAGTACCGGGAGGAACCTTTGGTTGTTTTTAGACCCCAGCCCCCTTTTCCCCACGTTTAACTATTGAAGGATCATTTTGTGTTAATTGATTAATGTCTCGGTCTACCTGACACTATTCTGGAATCTTGCCTCAACGTTCGCACAACACACAttatacattttgaaatacattacAGATTTTATTTGTAGCGGAATTTAAATCAAATCTCTGCACCCCATTAGCTAGAGACAAATTAATGCTTTCCTGAATACAAAGCGCTTTCTTTGTTATTCAGGTGTGATTGAAAATTACCTCAATCTCCTGTTAAGCAGCAAATTGTGTGATGAATTTAGAACTATAAACACTAATGTCCTTCATTTCTAATGATATCTTTGGATTGATTGgttaaacataaaaataatgTGGGTATCAGGaaggctttttttcctttcctgatATTCCTTGCAGAGCTTTGGAGACTTTGTTTTTGTGATACGTTAAATTAAAAGTCTGTGTGCGCTACGTACCTACTGTTCaatacaataaacaaaacaactaaCCTAATGTCATACGGACAATTAAAGTACTTAAGCACAACACAAAATCATGAAaaatatagatttatttttggttttaaacaactgGACAATTTTCGATGTTGTACAATGGAACAGCAACGGTCCATCTTGTAATCATTAACAGCGCATGTGCAGTAATCTCAGCACACCTACGCAGTGGGATAAATCATGGAAAATAAAAGCTCCATGCACCAAAAGTTGTTGCAAAAAGGCCCAAAGTTATCCAATGACGCATTCCGAGAGAACAATTCACAATCTGGATGAAAAGACGGTTGTTGGTGAGATTCTTTCCATGTAGCTTTCCTTCTTCATTGGACTCGGAGTTGTTAGTAGGTGAattgctgctttttgttctAAAAAGCAGACATACCTGGACCGTAAGagtgtaaatataaatgatggGGGCCGAAGAAAAGAGAATGGAAACGTGATAAAAAAACTTCCCAACTCTTGCACAATGACCCATTTACACGGCGTGACAGTACTGAGGGTCTGCTGACCGGGAGGAGATGTGAGACGGCAGCGTGGGAACGAGCCTTCTCCTGTGGCCGCTCAGCTGCGTGTGCTGTACAGGTCTTCATCCTCGGGGGTAGATTGGCCAAAATCCATCAGAGCGGGGTCCGCTGTGAAACCGGCGCCCCCTGGAGGGCAGCAAAGGACACGCAAAACCAATCGGTCACAAGCACAGTAATAGCACAACCTTAAGGGATTACACTGGTCCAGACTGACAATACATAACAATCCACTAAAATAACTACAAAACCCAGCCAGTGTCCTGTTAGTGCTCTGTGATACTAAACCAGTGAGCTAGGCTTCACTAGAATGGACATTCTCacgtgcacaaagacacacggcACCAGAATGCCTGAGTGCTGCCTACAGGGAAGTGAGGTCTGCCCGCTAGCAGTAGACTCCAACAGGTTACGGCTCAGTTAATAGCACACAGAAATCACTCTGTCCTTAATCTTTCAAACTGGAATGTTTTTCCACCGACTTCAGAGCTGGCTTGTGACGCAAGACAAATATCGCGGTGGGAGCTGGAGTCTAGAGGCccgtctctggggggggggtgtcagtgtTCACAGTACCTTTGGCGTTTTCTGGTGCTGGCTGTTGAGGTGGCGGGAGTGTCTCCTCCACAGCAGCAACTTGTTGTGGGTCAGTAAAGTCAGGTTTAACAGAAGGTTCAGATTCCGCCGATTCAAGCATTGCCACTGCCGAGTCGTATGAAAATACAACACGGGATCAGCACCAGAGACGTGAACTGATGAGTTCCCTCTATCTTAACTTCATTATATTTTTAACTGCAATAAAAGTCATTTGGAAGTTTTTACACAATTAGCTACATTAAATCCCCTTCTGTTCCAATAGTGGATTTCCAAGAACACTCCTTTGACACgaaggttaaaaaaatgaatcgtACCTGGTGGCTCATTTAAGGCCTTTGGAGCTGGCAGTTCCTCAGTAGATGGACTGGAACCAACTTCTGGAGCCTCCTCCAATAGGCCAGCCTCTACTTGGACAAAATCCACTTGGATAGGGTCCACTGCTGGGGCGGCCTCCACTGGAGAAGCCTTTAACGTCTCTGGTTCGAAGCTTGCTGTGGGCCTCGCTGGGCTGGTGTCCATGGAGTCCTGTGCTGCTTGTTGCATGTCTGAGGGCTCCTGGCTTTTAACAGATGCACATATTTCTTCAGAGGTTGTCTCTGCTGGCACTGGATCTGGACGGAGAGGAAAAATAGAAGACCACCAGTAGCAGCGTCCATGTTCAAACAAGCGATGTAGACAGAGAAACAAGCAGACAGATCGATATCTAACATACCTGTGTTGGTCTCTGCTGGGGTCAGGTCGGGGTCGCTCACTAGCAGTTGTACCGACTCCTCTGTTGTCACAGCGACAGCCGACTCCACAGACACGGGAACAGACGCAGCTGATTCGCCCTCCGTCTCCGGGTCTGCAGCGCTCGGGGCCGAGCTGCTCGAGGCAGCGCTGGGCTCCGAGGCCTCGTCAAACACTGCAGCCATCTAACGTGGAAGAAGAATGAAATGGTTACATTTCTTTGATGGAGACTTgagatatatttttaattaaagtttttaattaatttttaaGATATGAATTAAAAATCAACCATCCATTACAATGAATACACATACGcctgtaaaaatataaataaaatacagacataaaaataaattaataaaaataatatatacttAAATGGTAAATTTCAATAGTAGCAGTCTGCCAGTCCGTTCAGCTAAGTACCAGACAGCTAAGTACCAGAAACAAAATACACCAAAACCCCCCACTAACATGGCAAACTACCAGGAAACGAAATTAGGGATTAAAAGATGTGTCATGGAAATCCTTCAGTGGAGAGGGAGATGACATAATCTGGGGTTAACCACTGTTTTCCACCTTCCACTTAACATTCCTGTTTACATCTATATACGAATATACAAGAAGCATCTTTGCAGACGCTCGGCGGGCTCGTTAACCTGTGGTTGTGAAGCACCCCTGATGTCGGGCTCCTGGGACTTGGAGGTGAGCAGTGAAGACACTGCAGCGCTGCTCCACTGCCCGGCAGCGTACACCTGCTTACCAGTCACCTTGGCACCACAAAAGACAGTGATGGTGAGAAATATCAAAATGAATCACGTTAGTTACTGCCATTAATACGGTCTGCAGTAAAAGATATTCATAAAAGTAAGTTACCTTCAGCACAGCCACCGTTGTAGACGGGAAGCACACTGAAGCTCCTGCGCTCATCAGGCCCAGTGGAACGGCCAACCTCTTGAAATGAGAGcctgaaataaaaaggtttacagcGAACAACGGCAATCCGTCAAAGTCGGCACAGATTAACACCTGGAGCCAAATTTAGTCATTGCCGGTTATTGGGAACTTTCATTTAACTGACTCCCCACAGAGAGAATACGACTGCTGAGAACCTTAACTCCAAGGGTTCCTTATGCGTTCGGACTAAAGTGAGGAGCCATGCTTTGCCTGCTACTATGATAATGCAAAGGACTTATGGAAGACCCTGTTCTATTTCTGAAGTGTATTATGAAACACTGATAAGcctatgaaaaaaaacaaattttaaaatatttttttttaaatcggcgGCGGATCAGATTACCTTTCCGTGTCAAGAACATGCCAAGCAGGCCGCTCATGGTGACCGTTCCAAATCTGGGTAAGAAACCCGGCGGAGGGTCTTTTAGGAAATAGTACACATCTGggaaacacaggaaaacagTAACATGATGATAAACCCTCCCTTCAACTTTCTCAATCCCTGAACTTGTCCGACCGGCTCAAATTGTACCGATACTGCTATTACTGCTTGTTGAGTGTGAGAGTAGGAACATGGACGGTAAAACAAATTATAATATTAACTGTAGTAATATGATGTGCAATAGTATCA
This window contains:
- the apool gene encoding MICOS complex subunit MIC27 isoform X1, yielding MAAKVVMLAVPAVMGVASIRVYTVREVTSDGLVAREKLNIYSPLPQSDPARFVPERPGVIQRGLTTTRERLLPFVLAVKGACVAVKTRSLNMYYAGEDVYYFLKDPPPGFLPRFGTVTMSGLLGMFLTRKGSHFKRLAVPLGLMSAGASVCFPSTTVAVLKVTGKQVYAAGQWSSAAVSSLLTSKSQEPDIRGASQPQMAAVFDEASEPSAASSSSAPSAADPETEGESAASVPVSVESAVAVTTEESVQLLVSDPDLTPAETNTDPVPAETTSEEICASVKSQEPSDMQQAAQDSMDTSPARPTASFEPETLKASPVEAAPAVDPIQVDFVQVEAGLLEEAPEVGSSPSTEELPAPKALNEPPVAMLESAESEPSVKPDFTDPQQVAAVEETLPPPQQPAPENAKGGAGFTADPALMDFGQSTPEDEDLYSTRS
- the apool gene encoding MICOS complex subunit MIC27 isoform X3, with amino-acid sequence MAAKVVMLAVPAVMGVASIRVYTVREVTSDGLVAREKLNIYSPLPQSDPARFVPERPGVIQRGLTTTRERLLPFVLAVKGACVAVKTRSLNMYYAGEDVYYFLKDPPPGFLPRFGTVTMSGLLGMFLTRKGSHFKRLAVPLGLMSAGASVCFPSTTVAVLKVTGKQVYAAGQWSSAAVSSLLTSKSQEPDIRGASQPQMAAVFDEASEPSAASSSSAPSAADPETEGESAASVPVSVESAVAVTTEESVQLLVSDPDLTPAETNTDPVPAETTSEEICASVKSQEPSDMQQAAQDSMDTSPARPTASFEPETLKASPVEAAPAVDPIQVDFVQVEAGLLEEAPEVGSSPSTEELPAPKALNEPPVAAVEETLPPPQQPAPENAKGGAGFTADPALMDFGQSTPEDEDLYSTRS
- the apool gene encoding MICOS complex subunit MIC27 isoform X2, coding for MLAVPAVMGVASIRVYTVREVTSDGLVAREKLNIYSPLPQSDPARFVPERPGVIQRGLTTTRERLLPFVLAVKGACVAVKTRSLNMYYAGEDVYYFLKDPPPGFLPRFGTVTMSGLLGMFLTRKGSHFKRLAVPLGLMSAGASVCFPSTTVAVLKVTGKQVYAAGQWSSAAVSSLLTSKSQEPDIRGASQPQMAAVFDEASEPSAASSSSAPSAADPETEGESAASVPVSVESAVAVTTEESVQLLVSDPDLTPAETNTDPVPAETTSEEICASVKSQEPSDMQQAAQDSMDTSPARPTASFEPETLKASPVEAAPAVDPIQVDFVQVEAGLLEEAPEVGSSPSTEELPAPKALNEPPVAMLESAESEPSVKPDFTDPQQVAAVEETLPPPQQPAPENAKGGAGFTADPALMDFGQSTPEDEDLYSTRS